A genome region from Clostridium pasteurianum includes the following:
- a CDS encoding Crp/Fnr family transcriptional regulator, with amino-acid sequence MDSNFLINFLEMYNAQVITKKHHTYLTYYGLEQQYTYVLKEGIIKTSIILKDGREFNISYINTPNIISLLRDEVSEYTSSPFNVRVESKEAVFYKIPRVTFWKYVHDSTELQEYINNYYRNELSNSIQKRQITTMNSKKGAVCAFLYKLIDMFGKKDGEGYLIDFPITNEDIGGFCGISTRSSVNRILHELKKEKIIDIDNDIIRILDVDYLFGFVLN; translated from the coding sequence GTGGATTCAAATTTTTTAATAAATTTTTTAGAAATGTATAATGCACAGGTCATTACAAAAAAACATCATACGTATCTTACATATTATGGGCTGGAACAGCAATATACGTATGTGTTAAAAGAGGGAATAATTAAAACGAGTATTATTTTAAAGGATGGACGTGAATTCAATATTTCTTATATCAACACACCTAATATTATTTCTTTATTGAGAGATGAAGTTAGTGAGTACACATCTTCACCATTTAATGTGCGAGTTGAATCTAAAGAAGCAGTTTTTTATAAAATTCCAAGAGTTACATTTTGGAAATATGTGCATGACAGTACAGAATTACAGGAATATATAAATAATTATTACAGAAATGAGTTATCAAACAGTATACAAAAAAGGCAAATCACGACTATGAATAGTAAAAAGGGGGCGGTTTGTGCTTTTTTATATAAATTAATAGATATGTTTGGGAAAAAAGACGGAGAAGGGTATCTAATAGATTTTCCAATAACCAATGAAGATATAGGAGGATTTTGTGGAATTTCAACCAGAAGCAGTGTAAATCGTATACTTCATGAGTTGAAAAAAGAAAAGATCATTGATATTGACAATGATATAATACGTATATTGGATGTGGATTATTTATTTGGTTTTGTTTTAAATTGA
- a CDS encoding DUF3842 family protein encodes MNIVVIDAQGAGLGQAIIKKLLKSIDKSYMHIIALGTNSTAASNMLKCGANIGISGEKPICSFCKENKIDCLIGPIGAICSNGIHGEITPLISKTLFCLECTKYIIPLRKCGIYIPGTTDFKIKDMIDEIILDIKRSIL; translated from the coding sequence ATGAATATTGTCGTAATAGATGCTCAAGGTGCAGGATTGGGACAAGCAATAATAAAAAAATTATTAAAGTCGATTGATAAAAGCTATATGCATATTATCGCACTAGGCACAAACTCTACAGCTGCTAGCAATATGCTAAAATGTGGTGCAAATATTGGAATAAGTGGCGAAAAACCAATTTGTTCATTTTGCAAAGAAAATAAAATTGACTGCCTGATAGGCCCTATAGGAGCTATTTGCTCTAATGGCATACATGGTGAAATAACTCCTCTTATTTCTAAAACCTTATTTTGTTTAGAATGCACCAAATATATAATTCCACTTAGAAAATGTGGTATATACATACCTGGTACAACCGATTTTAAAATAAAAGACATGATTGATGAAATAATATTAGATATAAAAAGAAGCATTTTATGA